Proteins from a single region of Ogataea parapolymorpha DL-1 chromosome IV, whole genome shotgun sequence:
- a CDS encoding Peroxisomal membrane protein PEX24 produces the protein MSNSPPSSSSSGKGLSIPRKLALNAINEIQNRSNDYLLSKRGGKGLEEGRKRAALAAVISTVSSVGADRLTKADFDELRDLSEQESHDKVHFMDKLTNKLLDAIPRRSDESMDELRKRLEDRHRVEQPGLSIKRISRNFKTLSSKMDLVFSLQYSIIHVISWDKPSLTLTFLILYTWGCLMPYLFLVYPVFYVLTGVLIPNYLYRHPLAKPDIIPTRARGDSSIFGFLRTENAWELDRQRILLERSRTLERILSQELELSTISSRTSTDSEDEGSSSLFYEVFTADSKSNLVFKAVLEEDEETTEKGRTGVVDKVKLLINMRDLQNLTSDIIKMMTRMQDSIYENYSFKDEKRSTKHFFNLIALILITIVLGPYIPWRAIFIITVWVLILLKHPNRQHILKQLKPATKHKLPPKHRTEVKRRASRLGELIVDDPPQYRTIQIYQIEKQDLIKPSVYELYMYSSSIFNESDTLRIQKKDPRGLPISHWCKLPAQAGNSRKRIGQWTPIRDPGASKTVSWMRWRLTESGHMTSPASIVVAVLCVRLSDTAGHQKSDRGSTMIPEPVRRKAV, from the coding sequence ATGAGCAATTCTCCTCCTTCGTCCTCAAGTTCCGGGAAGGGGCTGTCTATTCCACGGAAGCTAGCTCTCAATGCCATTAATGAGATACAAAATCGTTCCAATGACTATCTGCTTAGCAAAAGAGGTGGAAAGGGCCTTGAAGAAGGGcgcaaaagagcagctcTGGCAGCTGTGATCTCGACCGTTTCCTCAGTTGGTGCTGATCGGTTAACAAAAGCAGACTTCGATGAACTCAGAGATTTATCAGAACAGGAATCTCACGACAAAGTGCATTTCATGGACAAACTAACCAACAAGCTGTTAGATGCAATCCCGCGACGTTCCGATGAATCGATGGATGAATTGAGAAAGCGATTGGAGGACCGGCATAGGGTAGAACAGCCAGGGCTCTCTATAAAGAGGATCAGCAGAAATTTCAAGAcgttgagctcgaaaatggATCTTGTGTTCAGTCTTCAATACTCTATAATTCACGTCATATCCTGGGATAAGCCCTCTTTGACACTGACATTTCTGATTCTCTATACCTGGGGATGTCTAATGCCCTACCTGTTTCTCGTTTATCCAGTTTTCTACGTTCTGACTGGGGTTCTCATTCCAAACTATCTCTATAGGCATCCTTTAGCGAAGCCAGATATCATTCCTACTCGTGCGCGCGGCGATAGCTCAATATTTGGGTTTTTGCGAACGGAAAATGCCTGGGAGTTGGACAGGCAGCGCATTTTGCTCGAGAGAAGTAGGACACTCGAACGCATACTGAGccaggagctggaattgTCCACAATAAGCTCCAGAACATCAACAGATTCCGAAGACGAGGGAAGCTCCAGTCTATTTTACGAGGTATTCACAGCAGATTCTAAAAGCAATTTGGTGTTCAAGGCTGTTcttgaggaagacgaggaaacCACTGAGAAAGGGCGAACGGGGGTGGTGGATAAAGTGAAACTACTGATCAACATGAGAGATTTACAGAACCTCACTTCCGATATAATCAAGATGATGACTCGTATGCAAGATAGCATCTACGAGAATTACAGtttcaaggacgagaaaCGAAGTACCAAGCATTTCTTCAATCTGATCGCACTGATTCTCATCACAATAGTTCTTGGGCCCTATATTCCATGGCGAGCAATATTCATTATCACGGTGTGGGTTCTGATTCTGTTGAAACATCCTAACCGTCAACATatcctcaaacagctcaagCCAGCGACGAAACACAAGCTCCCACCGAAACACAGAACTGAAGTCAAACGCAGAGCGTCTAGGCTAGGTGAGTTGATAGTGGATGATCCTCCTCAGTACAGGACCATCCAAATTTACCAGATAGAAAAACAGGACCTCATCAAGCCTTCTGTCTACGAACTTTACATGTATTCATCATCGATTTTCAATGAGTCTGATACCCTTAGAATACAGAAAAAAGACCCAAGGGGACTACCAATCTCTCACTGGTGCAAGCTCccagctcaagctggaaattcaCGGAAAAGAATTGGACAGTGGACGCCGATCCGGGATCCTGGTGCCTCGAAAACGGTGTCTTGGATGAGATGGAGATTGACGGAGAGTGGGCATATGACAAGTCCGGCGAGTATCGTCGTTGCCGTCTTGTGCGTGAGGTTGTCAGATACAGCAGGCCACCAAAAAAGCGATAGGGGCTCAACTATGATTCCTGAACCAGTCCGTCGAAAAGCCGTCTGA